In Dama dama isolate Ldn47 chromosome 20, ASM3311817v1, whole genome shotgun sequence, a single window of DNA contains:
- the LOC133041339 gene encoding josephin-1, translated as MSCVPWKGDKVKSESLELPQAAPPQIYHEKQRRELCALHALNNVFQDSNAFTRETLQEIFQRLSPNTMVTPHKKSMLGNGNYDVNVIMAALQTKGYEAVWWDKRRDVGAIALTNVMGFIMNLPSSLCWGPLKLPLKRQHWICVREVGGAYYNLDSKLKMPEWIGGESELRKFLKHHLRGKNCELLLVVPEEVEAHQSWRADV; from the coding sequence ATGAGTTGCGTGCCATGGAAAGGAGACAAGGTCAAATCTGAATCATTGGAGCTGCCCCAGGCAGCACCCCCACAAATCTACCATGAGAAACAGCGCAGGGAGCTCTGTGCTCTGCACGCCCTCAATAACGTCTTCCAGGACAGCAATGCCTTCACCCGGGAAACGCTACAAGAGATTTTCCAGAGGTTATCTCCAAACACCATGGTGACCCCCCACAAGAAGAGCATGCTGGGAAATGGGAACTACGATGTGAACGTCATTATGGCAGCACTTCAGACCAAAGGCTATGAAGCTGTTTGGTGGGACAAGCGCAGGGATGTCGGCGCCATTGCTCTCACAAACGTTATGGGCTTCATCATGAACCTGCCCTCCAGCCTGTGCTGGGGTCCCCTGAAGCTGCCACTCAAAAGGCAGCACTGGATCTGTGTTCGAGAGGTGGGAGGTGCCTACTACAACCTCGACTCCAAACTGAAGATGCCCGAATGGATTGGAGGCGAGAGCGAGCtcaggaaatttttaaaacatcatttgcGAGGAAAGAACTGTGAACTCCTGCTGGTGGTACCAGAAGAGGTGGAGGCCCATCAGAGTTGGAGGGCTGATGTGTGA